Within the Cryptococcus neoformans var. neoformans B-3501A chromosome 1, whole genome shotgun sequence genome, the region GCGATCAGACAGCCATAGGTATCCGAAATTAACAGTATTCGCAAAAATAGAACATCATGGACTCCTTGACAGACGAGATAGAAGCCGTCCTTTTCGTAGCTCGAGAGGTCATGGGTAAGTACGCTTGTCTACTTGTGCTCAAAGTAACCAGAGGCTGAAATACAGACAGTCTACCAGATCCCCCCGCGAACGACCACAGCTGGGTATAAAGCTGCGGAATGGAACGTCGAGTCGTTCCTATGGAAGGGACGGATGAGGGTGCTTGATGTTGGATCTCGGAGCGAAATCCGATTAGAGGTATGTCAAGCGAGATGACTTTGTCATGGCGTGCCAAAGATGACGACGGGGACGTAGGATCCCAACACTGGCGAGCTCTTTGCCCAAGTAAACTATGTCAGCCCTTGGAATCAGGTCGAGCCCGTACTAGATTCTTCAAGGTACTTTGTGCTCAGAGTAGAAGGCGAGGGCGGGAAGAGAGCATATATTGGGATGGGCTTTGCCGAAAGAGGAGAATCATTTGATTTCCAAGTAAGTAATACAGCCAAACCTTTTCATAACTGACAATAGTATAGGTAGCATTGCAATCAGTCACAAAACGCTCCCAAAATATCTCTTCCGCTTCAAATCCATCCGAACCTCCACAGCCAACCGCTCCCCCTAAGGACTACTCTCTCAAGGATGGGCAAACGTTCACCATCAAGATTCCAGGtagagaagggaagaagccTTCACCCAGTCAAACCCCAAGTTCtggtggcggtggcggcggtgggctcttctctctcccacctcctccacctggaagaaggggttgATTCTTTACCAATGATACCAGTAAAACAGATGCTATGTACAGTACATGTTTAGAATCCACTATGGTCTATTGCCCGTGCACCGGTCCAGGCTTAATCTTGCCTTTCTTCGCTGCTGCCTCTCCAGGGGCATGGATGTCCGCACCCGATGCTGATTCGTCCTCGCGGCAGGATGGCGGTATAGGGCTTTCGGTATCGATAGGTGGGTTGAGAACGGTGCCGACTTTAAAGTACTTGTCACTCTTGGCGAAGAACGATTTCCAGTGTTCAAGGGACTACGATGCGTCAGAAGCGATTTTGAAAGTATTGTATTTGACTTACGGCtaattcttctttggaCAAGCCTCGAATGTCATGAGTAAGATGGGTTTCAAAACACCCTGTGATGAATGCTCTCGAGGCATCACGACCGGCCCTTGTCGAATCAACAGGAGAGCAACTGCCCAATGAAAGCCAACACTCACATCATATTGTAGCTGCCGCCCTTCCCATAGATCCTCCTATTGGCAGACACATCGTAGACAATGCCATCGATCGCCAAATAGACTGGCCTATCAGGAGAGCCATCGAACATGGCTAGTTGAAGAGGGGTGaactccttcatctcccgtCGCCATATATTAAGAGGCGTTTCGGCCCAAAAATTCCGTAGGTGAGGGAGGACGTACGGAGACAGATTAAAGGTGTACGATTGAGTAAGGAATGAAGacaggagagggaggaagagcagaatGGGTAGGAAGGTCCAGAGACTTGACTTTGACTGTTGGCCCATTTGAGCAGCTCGTCTTTCCCGCTTTGCTTGAACTTTCGCATCATGTTCTTTCTGCCGTCGTTGATTGGCTAGCATTGCTCGATTCGCAGGCTTATCCGTAACGAGGGTACCATTGCTTCAGGCCATACGTGTCACTGttagaagaggatgagaaggagggcgaAAGTGGGGCTTACATGTCCTGTGTCTTATCGTATATTGCTTCGTGGGGAGCTTTGCCTGGTTTTGAGCGCTGACGGACTGGGAGCTGTCGTCAGATGGGGTCGGCGGGGGAAGAGAGTGCGTACTGCCTGGATACCAGTCCTGATCATTGGAGTAGACGTCTTCGGTGCTCGGCATGGTGGGCGTGGTGGACATGCTGGCGGTGTGACGTGAAGCGGTAAATGGTCTTCCGAGACAGCACGACGCACAACATCCAACATCTCGGCGACATCCACCCGCAAGTCGGCTGCAAGCGCTGGGACATGATCTAATCCTTCTTTGACATCATCAAAACAGCCGTTGGTCCCATCCCCTgcacccttcttcctatCAGAGCTGCGCACCTCCATCCTCCGGAAAACCACACCCGGCCCTGTCGTCAGTCTCGCGAGTTCGAGCTCGCAGCATTACTGGCACATCAATCGTCATGCCGGACCTTGGAATAGATAACCTCACCGTCGTGcttctcgcccttcttgcAGCACTCGCGATCTATCATCGCTTCTTTGCTGCTCCATCACCTCTGGTCCATCCGCTTCTGCTCAGCAAGCAGAGTGAGGTTTCCGCTGTCAGGAAAAGTGGTGAGACAGGTATCTACAGATCATGGGCTACGGGACAAGGCACTCCTGTGCGCTAATTCATACTTTGCCTACATGACGAGGCTAATTGCTGCTCAGCTGACTGTGAGACCCGCTAACACTGTCAAAACCGTCCAAGATGTTGCCCGACCTCCAAAAGCAGAccccaaggagaaggctaCCCGACCAGATCAACGATGTATCCTCGATGTACAAGTGAGTGCTTTATGATCCTGAGAGTTCATGCTGACACCTATCAGCTCACTGATGAAGCACTTGCGGAAATTGTTCGACTCGTACCTCTGGGTATCGAGATTCTTTTCCCTCGCTCATCGCCCATGATCGCGTCTAGTATCGTCACCCtcattcctccttccccaaaCAGCGCTCTTCCCTTGTtgctcctctctctttcagcCACGCCACATAGACCTCTTGCTATTCTTCCGAATCCAAGGCTTCTAACCGCTGCTCTCACTGGCCATGGCGCCCATCCTACGGCAGGCATTGTTGTTGTCTTTGCTGATCTGCTTGCTGAAGTTGTTGAACAAGTCtgggaggatgagggcGATAAAGTGGGTGTACTTATcattggagatgagaaCAAGCTCCAGAGATCTGTTGTAGAGGAGGCTCGAAGGAAGGGGTTGACTATACATTGGTGGGAGGAAATTTGGGAGATGGCTGAGAGTGAAATGGCCGAGAAGATTCAGTTGCAAAGTAAGTCGTCGCAAAAAGCGGTCAATATTGATTCATCTTAGATGCACACTTTAGCGATGTGCATAGCTACTACTATTCAGAGTCTGAGGACCCCGAAAAGCCGGTCATTGTCAAAGTCACTCACATGGTAGGGGCATTCGCCATTGTTCCCGGAGTATTGCCAATTGCTaattgctgatgatgattatAGAATGTCACTGCCGGTATTGCATCTCTGCTCTCGATTTTCCCCGCAGACAAGCGACCTTCCAGCAAGCTTCACGACGTCGTTGCTAGCGCTGTCCGCCTTGACACCCCCTTAGGAATGACTATCGCCCTTGCTAGCATTTGGAACGGTAAGCTTTATTATCAGTACGCTGACCAGGATGACTAACAGCAGTACTAGGCGCCGGATACAGGATGATCGGTAATCAAGAGCCTGTTTTTGACGTAGAGGACATTGAATGTGTCGAACACCTCACTGCTCTTGCGGACCCCACTAAAGACTTGCCCAAACCCACCATTTTGTTCATTACACCCAAGTACCATCGCGCTCTCCTCGACAGTCTTCAGTTCTCTTACGAAGCTCATCCTTGGGCTTCTCTTGCCGCGCTACACAAGGCTCGAGACCTCAGCCACGGACACGTGGATCGTGATGGCATCTGGGACAAGATTCTTTGGTCGGGGATGCGCGAAAATGTCGTGGGAGGCGTGGCTGGTCGAAAGCTTCGTGCCGTCATCCTTGTCGGGGACGCACCATCCCCAACTGCCTTGGGAGCTTCgcacctccttctctctctcccgctCACTCGtctccatccatcactCTATTCCTCAGGTCCCGTTTTCGTGTCTCACTTCTATGACCTTCAATCCCCAGGGGTAAATCATGTTCTCAAGCAAGTCGACATGTGGGAATCCACCGAGAAGTCTCATTCTGGTCCTCCAGCGAGCAACGTGGAGGTGATGTTGAAAGGtgaggatgtggatgaggcGCACGACAGAGGGGACAAATGGATTGAAGGGAGAGTTTTTATCAGAGGGCCGAGTATCCTGGAAAGAGTCGATGGTGGTGGGAGAGTTCAAGATGGGTGAGTAAAGGATGGCTCTTGTGAGAAGCTTAGTACTGATCATGATTGTTTGTAGGTGGGTCGACACTGGTGAACACGCCAAGGTCCAGACAAATGGTACTTTTATAGTAAACGGACTGGCAAAGTAGAATGAATGTAGCATGCAGATTATTCAGCTCACGCTGTTACGCAAATCCCGGTGGAAACACCTGTTCAAACCTTATACGGCCGACAAATACTTGGATACCATGCATCAAGTACCTTACATCCCCTACATTTAGATAGATTTTTGAACCATAAAACTCTTCCATTCAGTccgcttttctcttggATAATTCTGTCTCACCTCCGGTGGCGGGCGCCAAATTTGTCGATGACGCCAATCCTGCCGGCCGGCCGACTGACACCTTtctcatcccttcctctgccCGTGGCCCAGAGTGCGAGTTCCCTCTCGTAGATATTTGCAGCTCGCTCTGCGTCCTCCTaggcggtggaggggtTTTCGGTCCTCCCAAGGGTGTCATACTCCTATGCGGAGTAATGAACCCTGGTGAAGACATGGGTTTCTCCTCCGTGCCCCATGGATAATAATTTGGCGCTTGTAATGCGGGTGAAGGTAAAGGTGAAGATTTTGAAGGGGAGCGAGGAGCAATGAGACCTTCCGGATTCCGTACTCGTGATCGAGAGCGAATAGAGGGGAGTAAAGAGAGCAATGGCAGCAGAGCAGATTTTATCAGAGATGTGGCATGCTTGCGGTCGGCATGAGCATGGAGACGGGGGGAACCGAGGTTGACATGGGAGCTtgaaggggatggaggTGCCGATGAGTCTGATTACGAGCGTGAGCACTTTCTGCCATTACAGCACTGAATGACACTTGAAACGCTCACCAAACGAAGGGAGCGCATTGTCATTCGCGCTAAGACTCAAGAACAGGTAAAGTGGGACAAACCACACGCAAACGGCAAAAAATGCAGCGACATCCCCGAACGAAGGGTTATTGCCTGCAGCTTTGGCTTGCTGTCCTCCGTACCTATATTTGGGCACGCGATAGTCCTTTGCCTCTTGAGCTACAGCAGCAAAGTGGAAGAACCAGACAAAATGGTCGCCGACGACCAAGATACAGGAAAGGATAAAGCGGGGGGACgtgagagagatgagaggccaagatgatgaaaagtTTGAAAGATAGACAAAGTGGCAGGTAATAGAGAATAAGATGGGGGTGATTGGGAGATTGTCCGTAAAGTAAAGAACAATATGCAGGCCAATTATAGCCTGTAAAGGAGTCAGTCCCGCCAATGGTAGCTGTCCAGCCTCCAAATACCCACATAAATGGCCCGCATACCGACAGTTTTTGCATATTTAGAGTGTTCTTCTATGAGTTCAGCCAGCCATAACAGCCCACTCGCTGACCATCAGCTAATGTTCAAACCATCATGTACTCACCTAAAGAGAGTGTGACGAAGAGAAACGCAGCGATACCGCCGGCGACCGCCAGGAGGTGGAGTAAACCCATTCTCAAGCACCGGCAGACGTAGCAATGCCAGTAAACTTGGAGACGGCCTGTATATGCTACTAAAATCCGAGGATTGGAACTCTTAAGATCTTACCTTGCtgagagagatggtgggCAACAGAGAACCGGATGCGCGATATGTGGAAATACACGAGTTCCAATTTAATATCGGCGTGTCAAACCTCGACTACCGCGTTCGCAGGATCGCAGACAATCACTTTCGTCATtactttcctccttccatttTCGTCAACATACATCCGTAGATTGTCCAGCATGAGCAATTTGGAAAGTGAGTATATCGTACTTAGGTCAATCGGACAGCGCTAACCCATCCATAGAatccctcttccagctcaaAGTGCGTACCCTGCTCCAACCGAGACTGACATAAACTGACCTTGCCCAGTTCACGGCCAAGTCCCTCCAGAGGCAGGCCAAAAAGGCCACCAAGGACGAAGCGGCCGAGAAAAACAAGCTGAAGCAGGTATGTATAATTCAGATAATGCTTTCTCCATGCTGACATGGACGAAGGCTCTGGCCAAAGGCAACACCGACGGTGCCCGAATCTACGCCCAAAACGCCATCCGCAAAAAGAATGAGGGGCTCAACCTTCTGCGCCTCTCTTCTAGGATCGATGCTGTTGCCAGTAGAGTGGAGACGGCGGTAACGATGAGATCGGTCACCAACAGTATGGGGAGTGTGGTCAAAGGAATGGACAAGGCGATGGAAAGTATGAACCTCGAACGGGTAAGCATTGTCTGATGGAGCTCTAGAGCAGTGACTAAAAAGGTTCTAGATATCACTTGTCATGGACAAGTTCGAGTCTCAATTTGCCGATATGGACGTTCAGACTTCTTACATGGAGTCAACTATGTCGGACACTACAGCTATGGCGACTCCTCAAGATCAAGTAGATAGTCTCATGCTGCAAGTGGCGGATGAAGCGGGTTTGGAGATTCAGCACGGATTGGGAGAAGCCAAGGTGCCGGCCAAGGAGCCCACTTTGGGAGAGGCATCCAAAGAGGAGGACAGCAACCTAGCCGAAAGGCTAAGGGCTTTGAGAGTGAGTGACGAGCCTCGTTGTGTACGTTTGACCACATGGCTGATATATGATAGCCTGCTACATGAGGGGTGTGTACGTATCATACATGTTATGTGTTGTAAAATGTTTATATGCACTTTATGCACTTCCCATGATGTCCTAGACCAGCTTCTTGGAACTGACAGCGTCACCCACTCTTCCTATCCGGTCCACGTCAGGCGCTCCCCAGACAAGCACATTTCCTTTACCGTCGACCCATCCCCTCTTTTTAATCCATTCGACATCTCCGAGCCTCTTGATAGGTACCCAGCTACTGGAAGTCTTTGGAGCCGCGGCGGCCGTTTCCGCGAGAGGCGCCTCGGGAATAGCTTTAGACGGCGAAGCAGGGGTGGAAGTAGCAAGGGGCAAATTGCGGTTGGTAGGAAGTACAGACGCGACCGACTGGAAGGCCTTTTGTTCTCTAGCCTCGTCTTCAATAGATCGGATCTTTTTTCGCTCCTCAATAGGAGGCAGCAAATCCTCGACATCAGACTTAAATGTCCTTGAGTCAGCTCCACATTGTGATAAGATTGAGATACACCAACAAAATCATCCTGCTGCACTGCAGAGATAGAGTAGGCATAGACACCCAAGGCAAATGCAACAATAGTTCCTCCGATAAGGACATTGGTCAAGATAAACGGCTTCCTGGCACGCGCGAGGGAGGGAGACATGCCCTATGAGAAATTTAGCCTTTTGCTACCGGATCATGCGTCAATCGGGACGTACATAGCCCTTGGGATGGTAGGTTCGGTCGACTTCCTTGGCGGTAGGGTGGTGGGACATCGTGAAAATGGTCTGCAACGAGTGGTATCGCAAAGTAAAGAAAGAAGCCCTTTGTCTTAGAAATAACTATTCAGAAGATGAGCGAGAAAGTCGGGTAAAGTAGAGCGGAACAATGTAGGCCTGCTCATAGCGTACCAGCTGTTCAGACCGAACATCCAATGGCGAGATGTGTGAGTGGTCTAAACAGCTGTCTTAAGGTGTTGTTCAACACTGAAAGCCCGGCAGTCCTCCGGGGCGTGGGTTCGAATCCCACTCTCGTCAAtatttttgttctttttcctttttagCTGGTCTACTTGTTTTCTTGTGTTTAAATTAGAGCAGATTATCTGTTGGAGGTACTCATTCTATTGTATTTGGCACTCGCCTTTGAGAGAAGACTGAAGCCAATTTAATGATGGAGGTAAGCATGTCAAGACGCTTTTATGCTGAGTGTAGACGCGTCGACGCGTGATAAAAAGAATATGAATTGCTGCGTGTGACCGGCAGGCGGTGCCGTCGCCGACGGCTCTTCCTTCGTTTTCTTTCGACGACAACATATTTCAAACATACATCCACTCATCTGCAACAAGACCTTGCTTGGCCTGGAACCATGCCAATTCACACTATTGCCTCGGCATTTGGAGATATCTCCACCTCACAGTTGATTGCGGGTGCTGCGACTTTCGCTGTCATCTTCTGGATCAAACTGTGGTCTGGAGGCAAGAAATGTagctgggaaagggaatgGGCAGGGAAGATGATTTTGGTGGTTGTACGTTGTCTCTTCATAAAAAAAtacaagaaaaaaaaaatacaTAACGCCTTTGGTGGACTCTACTGACCATTTCCATAGGCACCTCCAACGCCCACTATTATCACACTTATAGACCAACTGTtacatcttccatcacctccacaaatccttttcctcccgCCCATCCAAAGTCCTCTGCCTCAAGATCTCCTGACTATACTGCACACTATTCGTCTCTCCGCGTCCCGTAACCCCGTCGCTCAACTGCACTGCGAGAGTCTTCCCAGGACTCCAGACGCGGTAAGGGACTTTACGAAGAAATGGGCTGCAGCCCCTACTGGTACAACTGGTgcggatggaagaaggattgaTGCTGTCGTCCTCGGAGAAGGCTGGGAAGTTCGTCCGATGGAACCAAAGATCGAGGGGAAATGGAGCGTGCACGAACATCAATACCACTTGCTCACAGCTTTATTGCCTTACTTGTTGCGAGCTCCCAAGGAAAGAAGTATCAGGATAGTCTCTCTTGTATCCCCTGCTTGGACTTCCGCGATCCCATCCATGGCCGGCGTGAAGCCTCGGGACGATATCGTGTATAATACTGGACGAAGGAGCATAAGCACCATACTATTGATGAAGCATTTCCAGCTTATATTAGATACGCTCGCTGCCGCAGCGTTGGGTGCCGTCAAGCCTGTACCCGTGGCTggcgacgaggatgaggtggtCAAAAAGAGGGACATGAGTGTGAAAAGCAACGTTATGAGCGTTAGTGTCATTATGCCTTGGGCCAGGACCGAGGTTTTGAAAGCTGCAATGGTGGAAACGCCTTTGAGCAAGATTCTGTACGTACGATGTGCGAATAATAACGAGGGAAGCTGACCAATATCGTAGCTGGATCTTATTGTACCCCTTCGTTCTCATTCTGACGCCATCATCCCAAAAGACCATCCAATCAGTTCTGTTTGCCCTATCTGCTCCAGTCCGATACGAGGCTCTTGACGATACTCTCAAAGTAAAGGACCAAGGTAAAGAGATCATTGACCCTCGTAGGAGTACAGTAGGAGGTGGGGATGTTGTCAGGGATTGTGCTGTTATAGAGTAAGTATCACTGGCATCCTCCGTGTCTGCACAGAGCTGATTCGCGGTTTAGTGTACCTCCCGTCTTGTGTGATCCGGCCCTAGCAAAAGCTACTTATGATGACTTGGAAAAGAGAGTGGAAGCAggagtgaagaggatggagagcaAAGACAAAACCAAGTCGGAGGGCAAATAGCTAGACATGTACTAAGTAGCTGAACTTGGAAACCGGACTGTAGCCACATATCTAGCATTGATGATACCCACGATAGCTTTCACGGTCTGCTGTCGACAGTCGATTCGATTCCAGGAGTAATGGCCAACGACCACTTAATTTATATTGCTATAGTAATGATCTTACATGCTTCTCATCTATACACATCTAGCCCAGGAAGTTGAAAGcgaaaagatgaaggacaACAGATGCTGCGCAAAAGTCTGCAAATGCTCTTCAAGTGAAATCTCAGCTATGGCATCCGAAACTATGGAACGCCACACATACCGTTCTTGAGAAACTTCCTTGAACTCTCCATCACGTCCGGGAGCAACCTGCGCTCTCAGACCCGCCAAAAGAACAAACTGTCCAACAGTTGATCCGAACCTGCACAGCCTGTCAGCTCAGCTCATTTTGGCAACCACAGAAAGCGAACTCACCCTCCAGCGAAGGCATGGAAGGGATACACAGTGATCAAAACCCTGTAGGCAAACTGAAGAATGCCTGAcagaaggatgaaaagcaAGAATGCGTCGATGAGCTTGACGCGAGCGGGCGTTGTAGAAGTGTAGTTGTCGATGAGGGTGTCAAAGGATGATTGGAGGTTTTTGGAGTTAACTGTGGGCTGGGGTGATTTTGAAGCCATGGCGTGGGAGAGAGatagaagagagggaagataTTTTTACAGAAAGGATAAAAAGAACTGTCGAGTGAGAGAATACATGGAGGATCGGGCTGCGATCTGCGACAACAGGAATGATGACCGCCTCCTGGCATCGCGGTGGAAGTCTCCACAGGTGAAcagttacgtaatataTCAAACTTATGTAACAAGAGCTCACCGAGGGCTGATCTGTCGGCTCGGCAGTCAGCGGGGTAGTCACTCGCTGCCCTCGGCGTGAAAATGATCTGCTGCGAACGCTTCGCCGTCATCTCGGCGGCCCCCCTCCCGGCACCCATACCATGACCTGTCCACTCGGCATGCATTGTGCTGACTATCCCTATGGTGTATATATACGTCCCATAGCTCTCCGATTTACATCGCAGCTTCACACGCGACTTGACAACGGACACACCTCCAATAATCccgacaacaacaaactTGAACAATGAACCCAACTCAACCCAACAGCTGGCATCGACGCTGGTTCGCTCATCCCGACTTCCATTACTCCATTAGCCATCGCTTTCGTTGGCCTGCCTATCCTGTCGAAGGCCCTGCAGTAGCTTCCAGTGCTGCGGCTGGTGCTACAAACGCCGCCAGTGCTGGGGCGGCAGGTGCAGCTGAAGGCGCTGCCGCCAACGCTGCCCTCGGTGCCGGAGGGGGACTTCCTCCTCGAGGACCTTACGGAGGCTACCACCATTACTATGATGGGAGGTACCCTTATGGGCGACGATTTGGTAGGCGACCATTTTTAAGGCGCTTCTTCTGGGtttgtccttctccatttACGTCGTTATATCCATTGTTAATGTCCTCCATAGTTTGGTTTGGGTATAGGAGCCGCGACCATTTGGCACAGACATCATGACCAAAAACGGCAAGATCTGGAGAGGTTTATCACCGACCCCAAATGCTGGTCCAGCATGCATCACCGCCGCCCTCTTCCTGCTACTCCCGTCGACTCCACCGCTGCTGCCGCTACCACAATGGCCCCTCTCGACTCTAACGATATAAATCCTTCATACGAAGCTTCTCCCAGAGACGATCATCGTCGACGGGGCTGGAAGGCTTGTCGAGagcggaagatggaggaacGCAGGTTGAGCGAAGAAGCTCTCAAATATCGAGCTCAACCTCAGTCTAACACTCCTACCTCTGCATCTCGTGACGCAGCCCCTGTGGAGCAGAAGGAGACTGCTGACTTTCAGAGTGCTCGAGAAGCTGTAGAGAAACTCTGGGCAGCAAAGAGGGCCGAAGCGAATGAGGCACAACAGAGGGCTAATGACAAGGTAAGCTCAAGTTGTTTCTACATCAGTCAACGTCAAGCAGTGGTTGATAGTTGCCAATAGGCTAGAGAATATGCTAGTGAGAGGATCGAGAAACTCAGTGCTGCTCTTGAACGCCTTCGAGTGGTAAGTcgttcttcatcattcaaATGAGTTTCGAGTGCTAAAATTACTGGGCCGAATAGTCTCTTCAAGAAGATAACAAGCGAGGTGAAGACAAGAAGTTGGTATAATGTATCAATTTTAATGCTTCATCACATTAATATTGTAATCCTAAGCCTTGGTGTTATGTATCCATTTTTAAATGCCAATTAGCTTTATTATCTGAGGCATCGCCATCGTCACCTGTACACCTTTAAACCATTCAAAGTCTGGTAGAACACATGCTAGCCATTGAGGCTTCTTCCCAATAATGTCTTCCTAGCGGATTTGTGAGGATTACCAGCGGCATATCCATTATATCTATGTTATTTGAATCTGTCTTTTTGGCCAAGGTAGAACTTGGAACGAAAGTAAGCAACCAGCAAAAGACTTCAAAAGGGATGCAAACGTGTGTACTTGAGCATTCATTCGCATCAAGAACGAAAGTCATCTGGGAGGAGTAAACAAAAGCAATAATGGCACTGTGGAGGGCCACCTGTTTTGACGACCTGATACCATAATTTTAGCTTGTCTTTCTTGACGTGAGGACATCCATCCTGCAAATGGATGCATATTTGTAATTCTCAATTATTCAACTATTGTAATGTTAACAAATTACACAAAATCGATTGTCCTTGATGCTATTCAGCGCGCCTGGCAAAGGCACCTTTACCATATGAACTTGGCAGGAAAGGATCGCTTGGAGTACTGGCCGGCCATGTAGGTTCCATTACCCAAGGGATGACGACGGAGCTGTTGTCACGTAACTGCTGGAAGTAGATTCGTTGGCAGTAACTGAAGCAGTCGCGGAAGCTGTGATACTTGAGCTGTTGGAAGCGGCGTTGTTGTCGAACTTGAAGGTTGTGAGTCGATCGCTGCCGCCACAAGTCTGAAGTTTGTCCCCTAGTGGAAAAAGTCAGCCCATATTTCAAGGTAACGATATCGACATTGACTCACCACCGCAAGCCATGCTACAGCTAGATTCGTCTGCAGGGACACTACCTGCACTGAAAGTGTTTCCACAATAGCACTGAGTGCTGTATTCCGTTCTAGTTCCGCAATCAGCACTAAATCAAAAGGGAAGGGCGACGAAACTTGACATACCCTGAATAAATGTAGCCCTCGGCTTGGCAAGTGCTCATACACAATTGAGGCGtcatggaagaagaggtgaaaGAGTACTTGGCAAGCGCTCGCGCATTGGTAGCTTCAGTCATGCACCCATAGGAGGTCCAACCAGTAGGATATGTAAAAGTAGAGTACAGAGAAGGATTGTTGAAAAGAGTGAGAGTTGAAGAACCACCGCAGTTTTCATTGCTATTTGCAGGGCAAGCCAAATTGCACTTCTCAGAAGCAAGTAGAGTGGTGTTGGAGGCCCCGTTCCTCATCTCAAAATCACCTATACCATATCAGCATTAGATAATACTACCTGATAGATAATGAATGTCATACAGTAGCACTCGTCCGCGTATTCAATCCTAGCAAAGAGAATAAAAAATGAGATACATTTCGACTTGtaagaagaatgaaaagaCTCACCCAGCCAAAGGGTAACCATTCGCCTCACAAAATGAAAC harbors:
- a CDS encoding hypothetical protein (HMMPfam hit to DUF396, Protein of unknown function (DUF396), score: 152.3, E(): 1e-42), translated to MGLLHLLAVAGGIAAFLFVTLSLASGLLWLAELIEEHSKYAKTVGMRAIYAIIGLHIVLYFTDNLPITPILFSITCHFVYLSNFSSSWPLISLTSPRFILSCILVVGDHFVWFFHFAAVAQEAKDYRVPKYRYGGQQAKAAGNNPSFGDVAAFFAVCVWFVPLYLFLSLSANDNALPSFDSSAPPSPSSSHVNLGSPRLHAHADRKHATSLIKSALLPLLSLLPSIRSRSRVRNPEGLIAPRSPSKSSPLPSPALQAPNYYPWGTEEKPMSSPGFITPHRSMTPLGGPKTPPPPRRTQSELQISTRGNSHSGPRAEEGMRKVSVGRPAGLASSTNLAPATGGETELSKRKAD
- a CDS encoding hypothetical protein (Match to EST gb|CF190393.1|CF190393; HMMPfam hit to Cyt-b5, Cytochrome b5-like Heme/Steroid binding domain, score: 42.4, E(): 1.2e-09): MPSTEDVYSNDQDWYPGIRQRSKPGKAPHEAIYDKTQDINGTLVTDKPANRAMLANQRRQKEHDAKVQAKRERRAAQMGQQSKSSLWTFLPILLFLPLLSSFLTQSYTFNLSPYVLPHLRNFWAETPLNIWRREMKEFTPLQLAMFDGSPDRPVYLAIDGIVYDVSANRRIYGKGGSYNMMAGRDASRAFITGCFETHLTHDIRGLSKEELASLEHWKSFFAKSDKYFKVGTVLNPPIDTESPIPPSCREDESASGADIHAPGEAAAKKGKIKPGPVHGQ
- a CDS encoding hypothetical protein (HMMPfam hit to SNF7, SNF7, score: 128.2, E(): 1.8e-35) — translated: MSNLEKSLFQLKFTAKSLQRQAKKATKDEAAEKNKLKQALAKGNTDGARIYAQNAIRKKNEGLNLLRLSSRIDAVASRVETAVTMRSVTNSMGSVVKGMDKAMESMNLERISLVMDKFESQFADMDVQTSYMESTMSDTTAMATPQDQVDSLMLQVADEAGLEIQHGLGEAKVPAKEPTLGEASKEEDSNLAERLRALRPAT
- a CDS encoding hypothetical protein (Match to EST gb|CF192530.1|CF192530), producing MPDLGIDNLTVVLLALLAALAIYHRFFAAPSPLVHPLLLSKQSEVSAVRKSGETGIYRSWATGQGTPLTVRPANTVKTVQDVARPPKADPKEKATRPDQRCILDVQLTDEALAEIVRLVPLGIEILFPRSSPMIASSIVTLIPPSPNSALPLLLLSLSATPHRPLAILPNPRLLTAALTGHGAHPTAGIVVVFADLLAEVVEQVWEDEGDKVGVLIIGDENKLQRSVVEEARRKGLTIHWWEEIWEMAESEMAEKIQLQNAHFSDVHSYYYSESEDPEKPVIVKVTHMNVTAGIASLLSIFPADKRPSSKLHDVVASAVRLDTPLGMTIALASIWNGAGYRMIGNQEPVFDVEDIECVEHLTALADPTKDLPKPTILFITPKYHRALLDSLQFSYEAHPWASLAALHKARDLSHGHVDRDGIWDKILWSGMRENVVGGVAGRKLRAVILVGDAPSPTALGASHLLLSLPLTRLHPSLYSSGPVFVSHFYDLQSPGVNHVLKQVDMWESTEKSHSGPPASNVEVMLKGEDVDEAHDRGDKWIEGRVFIRGPSILERVDGGGRVQDGWVDTGEHAKVQTNGTFIVNGLAK
- a CDS encoding hypothetical protein (Match to EST gb|CF186146.1|CF186146), with amino-acid sequence MNPTQPNSWHRRWFAHPDFHYSISHRFRWPAYPVEGPAVASSAAAGATNAASAGAAGAAEGAAANAALGAGGGLPPRGPYGGYHHYYDGRYPYGRRFGRRPFLRRFFWFGLGIGAATIWHRHHDQKRQDLERFITDPKCWSSMHHRRPLPATPVDSTAAAATTMAPLDSNDINPSYEASPRDDHRRRGWKACRERKMEERRLSEEALKYRAQPQSNTPTSASRDAAPVEQKETADFQSAREAVEKLWAAKRAEANEAQQRANDKAREYASERIEKLSAALERLRVSLQEDNKRGEDKKLV
- a CDS encoding hypothetical protein (HMMPfam hit to DAD, DAD family, score: 140.1, E(): 4.8e-39), translating into MHAEWTGHGMGAGRGAAEMTAKRSQQIIFTPRAASDYPADCRADRSALVNSKNLQSSFDTLIDNYTSTTPARVKLIDAFLLFILLSGILQFAYRVLITVYPFHAFAGGFGSTVGQFVLLAGLRAQVAPGRDGEFKEVSQERAFADFCAASVVLHLFAFNFLG